The Acetivibrio cellulolyticus CD2 genome has a segment encoding these proteins:
- a CDS encoding RDD family protein has protein sequence MNIENLLTMTKKDIIDTRSLAAFIDFIFIAILTLIVVSVVNSSNALVIILSYIAIVLLYFISFESLLGFTIGKFILGIRVINNECGKPTTRQSAVRALFWLIEVNPILIITLFTFIIARNSKTKQRFGDKVSNVYVVRKKDLKQFLSNENYQTMNSEAFDYDFNKPKVKISRMDIDGRILDKSIVLSFDGNKSLRIYGVKGMTASEIIEEIEKGGRFIVFKSCVSAIFISQMKTSDIFFIKFEQPFIKVHWPITLKTILFGWWSIAGFFWTISCLITNFKGGIDLTQDISIAFYDILNENVFKL, from the coding sequence ATGAATATTGAAAATTTATTGACTATGACAAAGAAGGACATAATTGACACAAGAAGTTTGGCTGCCTTTATTGATTTTATATTTATTGCTATCTTGACGCTCATAGTAGTTTCAGTTGTAAACTCTAGTAATGCATTAGTAATTATACTAAGCTATATTGCGATCGTATTATTATATTTTATATCATTTGAAAGTCTTTTGGGATTTACGATAGGTAAATTTATTCTTGGAATTAGAGTTATAAATAATGAGTGTGGAAAACCTACTACTCGTCAATCAGCAGTTAGAGCCTTGTTTTGGCTTATAGAAGTAAATCCAATCTTAATAATAACTTTATTTACCTTTATTATTGCAAGAAACAGCAAGACCAAACAAAGATTTGGTGACAAAGTATCTAATGTATATGTTGTAAGAAAAAAGGATTTGAAGCAGTTTTTATCAAATGAAAATTATCAAACTATGAATTCTGAAGCGTTTGATTATGATTTTAATAAACCTAAAGTTAAAATTAGTAGGATGGATATAGATGGGAGAATATTAGACAAGAGTATAGTGCTATCATTTGATGGTAACAAAAGCTTAAGAATTTACGGAGTAAAAGGAATGACTGCCTCTGAAATAATAGAAGAAATTGAAAAGGGCGGGCGATTCATAGTATTTAAGTCGTGTGTGTCAGCGATTTTTATTTCGCAGATGAAAACCTCAGATATATTCTTTATAAAGTTTGAGCAGCCGTTTATCAAAGTTCACTGGCCCATAACACTAAAAACTATCTTATTCGGTTGGTGGTCAATTGCTGGTTTTTTCTGGACAATAAGCTGTTTGATAACGAATTTTAAAGGTGGTATAGATTTGACGCAAGATATTTCAATAGCATTTTACGATATATTAAATGAAAATGTGTTTAAGTTGTAG
- a CDS encoding ASCH domain-containing protein: protein MDKVNLISQVWKSFLHSVGESIETTDKTFTSWHFEVTERGANSLLDLVIAGKKKATASSPWVFEYDNEPLPKVGDYSIITNWDGIPKAIIRTKNIEILPFKEVTETFAAKEGEGDQSLDFWRKAHKDYFTYECLRIGKQFTEDIPVLCEEFDLVFIVDDVTIDNSSEAIV from the coding sequence TTGGATAAAGTAAATCTTATAAGTCAAGTATGGAAAAGTTTTCTACATTCAGTTGGAGAATCAATTGAGACAACAGATAAGACATTTACATCTTGGCATTTTGAAGTTACAGAGAGAGGTGCAAATTCGTTACTTGATTTAGTGATAGCTGGGAAAAAGAAAGCCACAGCTTCTTCACCATGGGTGTTTGAATATGATAACGAACCACTTCCTAAAGTGGGCGATTATTCTATTATCACAAATTGGGATGGGATTCCAAAAGCAATAATTAGAACGAAGAATATTGAAATTCTGCCTTTCAAGGAAGTAACAGAAACTTTTGCAGCAAAAGAAGGCGAAGGTGACCAAAGTCTAGATTTTTGGAGAAAGGCTCATAAAGACTATTTTACATACGAGTGTTTAAGGATAGGAAAGCAGTTCACTGAAGATATCCCAGTTCTCTGCGAAGAATTTGATTTAGTTTTTATAGTTGATGATGTAACCATTGATAATAG